The proteins below come from a single Tachysurus fulvidraco isolate hzauxx_2018 chromosome 26, HZAU_PFXX_2.0, whole genome shotgun sequence genomic window:
- the LOC113662881 gene encoding histo-blood group ABO system transferase-like produces the protein MAWNQPGVSSSRPDVATTSPWLAPIVWEDTFDLTVIDAIYKQQNITVATTVFALGKYVRFLKDLLESAEQHFMVGYRVHYYIFTDLPDEVPAVTLGEGRQLKVIKTASMNRWQEISLRRMERIENLIQYELINKTDYIFSLDVDSKFYAHWGAESLGDLIGVLHAGFFGKSREQFTYERRPESQAYIPLDEGDYYYGGAVIGGRPENVFKLVKTCRMKLDVDRANKIEAVWQEESHLNKYFLYNKPTKLLSPEYLWDDQKWKPGFMKVVRFSQVVKNYAEIRPNP, from the exons ATGGCATGGAACCAGCCTGGTGTCAGTAGTAG tcgGCCAGATGTTGCCACAACATCCCCGTGGTTAGCTCCGATTGTTTGGGAGGATACATTTGACCTGACAGTGATTGACGCCATCTACAAACAACAGAATATCACCGTGGCAACCACCGTCTTCGCTCTGGGCAA GTATGTGCGTTTCCTGAAGGACCTCCTAGAGTCTGCGGAGCAGCACTTCATGGTGGGCTACCGAGTGCATTATTACATCTTTACAGATCTCCCGGATGAGGTTCCCGCGGTAACACTGGGTGAGGGGCGTCAGCTGAAAGTGATAAAAACAGCAAGCATGAACCGCTGGCAGGAAATCTCGCTACGCAGGATGGAGAGGATTGAGAATCTCATCCAATACGAACTCATCAACAAGACAGACTACATTTTCAGCCTCGACGTAGACTCCAAATTCTATGCTCACTGGGGGGCGGAGTCTCTGGGTGACCTTATCGGAGTGCTGCATGCCGGGTTTTTTGGAAAATCTCGGGAACAGTTCACGTACGAGCGGCGTCCTGAATCTCAGGCTTACATCCCTTTAGACGAAGGAGACTACTACTACGGAGGGGCCGTGATCGGAGGACGCCCCGAAAATGTGTTCAAGCTGGTGAAGACGTGTCGCATGAAGCTGGATGTAGACCGAGCCAATAAGATCGAAGCGGTTTGGCAGGAAGAGTCTCACCTGAACAAGTACTTCCTGTACAACAAACCCACCAAGTTGCTCTCACCTGAATACCTGTGGGATGACCAAAAATGGAAACCCGGCTTCATGAAAGTGGTGCGTTTCTCACAGGTGGTCAAGAACTACGCTGAGATTCGACCCAACCCTTAA